One region of Erythrobacter insulae genomic DNA includes:
- the cysK gene encoding cysteine synthase A — MKAQSILETIGNTPHVRLSRLFPDHEVWLKSERSNPGGSIKDRIALAMVEDAEASGKLKAGGTIVEPTSGNTGIGLAMVAAVKGYKLVLVMPESMSIERRRLMLAYGATFDLTPKEKGMKGAIERATEIVESTDGAWMPSQFENPANVNIHTRTTAVEILADFADTPIDVMITGVGTGGHLTGCAEELKKHWSGFKAYAVEPEASPVINGGSPGPHPIQGIGAGFIPDNLHTDAIDGAVTVAAEDAKEMARRAAREEGMLIGISSGATLAAIAKKLPDLAAGSRVLGFNYDTGERYLSVPDFLPVE, encoded by the coding sequence AAGCATTCTCGAAACCATTGGCAACACCCCGCATGTTCGCCTGTCGCGCCTGTTTCCCGATCACGAAGTCTGGCTAAAGTCCGAACGCTCGAACCCGGGCGGCTCAATCAAAGATCGCATTGCGCTCGCTATGGTCGAGGATGCAGAGGCCTCCGGCAAACTGAAAGCCGGCGGAACAATCGTTGAACCGACCAGCGGTAATACCGGTATTGGCCTTGCCATGGTTGCCGCGGTCAAGGGGTATAAACTGGTGCTGGTCATGCCCGAAAGCATGTCGATTGAGCGCCGCCGTTTGATGCTGGCCTATGGCGCGACCTTTGATCTCACGCCGAAAGAAAAAGGCATGAAAGGCGCGATCGAACGCGCAACAGAAATCGTCGAAAGCACAGATGGCGCATGGATGCCGAGCCAGTTTGAAAACCCGGCAAACGTCAACATCCATACGCGCACCACCGCTGTCGAAATCCTCGCTGATTTTGCAGATACACCGATCGACGTGATGATCACGGGCGTCGGCACCGGAGGGCACCTGACAGGATGCGCCGAAGAACTGAAAAAGCATTGGAGCGGCTTTAAAGCCTATGCGGTTGAGCCCGAGGCTTCACCGGTAATCAATGGCGGTTCACCCGGCCCGCACCCGATTCAGGGTATCGGCGCAGGGTTCATTCCTGACAATCTGCACACCGATGCAATCGACGGAGCGGTAACTGTTGCCGCCGAAGACGCCAAGGAAATGGCCCGCCGCGCTGCGCGTGAAGAAGGTATGCTGATCGGAATTTCATCCGGGGCAACATTGGCGGCAATTGCGAAGAAATTGCCGGATCTGGCCGCTGGAAGCCGTGTTCTCGGTTTCAATTATGATACGGGTGAGCGGTACCTTTCAGTCCCCGATTTCTTGCCTGTCGAGTAA
- a CDS encoding aspartyl/asparaginyl beta-hydroxylase domain-containing protein — protein sequence MGLSNTLGLLSNDPGRPLHYRFFKRQRHRVNDQIAKSSLISNEAVFAPETFEWPQKVANHWQAIRDEAQAIYRHRDAIPPLREISPDHRGIVKDNAWRSFFLIGYGHRQEQNIARAPRTAELVSQIPGLNSAFFSILAPGSEITPHRGVTKAFITAHLGLVVPIRREKCWMRVGDHRLNWANGEWTIFDDTYEHEVKNETDETRIILLCQVERPLRAPGSWLAAGLMGYVRRSHFVREAKDNLTDWETAYAKAEREIA from the coding sequence ATGGGACTGTCCAACACGCTCGGATTGTTATCAAACGATCCGGGCCGACCGCTGCATTACCGTTTTTTCAAACGCCAACGGCACCGCGTGAATGATCAGATTGCCAAAAGCTCTCTGATCTCAAACGAGGCTGTTTTCGCGCCAGAGACATTTGAATGGCCGCAAAAAGTCGCCAACCATTGGCAGGCGATCCGCGACGAAGCGCAAGCGATCTATCGGCACCGCGATGCCATCCCGCCTTTGCGAGAGATTTCGCCGGATCATCGCGGGATCGTAAAGGACAATGCGTGGCGCAGCTTTTTTCTGATCGGTTATGGTCACCGGCAGGAACAAAATATCGCTCGCGCGCCGCGTACAGCAGAGTTGGTTAGCCAAATTCCGGGACTAAACTCGGCGTTCTTTTCCATCCTTGCACCGGGCTCCGAAATCACACCGCATAGGGGCGTGACAAAAGCATTCATCACCGCGCATCTGGGATTGGTCGTACCGATACGGCGCGAGAAATGCTGGATGCGCGTTGGCGATCATCGTCTGAACTGGGCCAATGGCGAATGGACCATCTTTGACGATACTTACGAACACGAAGTCAAAAACGAGACTGACGAAACGCGGATTATCCTGCTGTGTCAGGTTGAACGCCCACTGCGCGCACCGGGTTCATGGCTTGCAGCTGGATTAATGGGCTATGTCCGGCGCAGCCATTTTGTCCGCGAAGCAAAAGACAATCTCACTGATTGGGAAACCGCTTATGCAAAAGCGGAACGCGAGATCGCCTAA
- a CDS encoding acyl-CoA dehydrogenase C-terminal domain-containing protein: MPTYTAPTRDTRFIVNEMLDLSSYGNLPGFENATPDMIETVVNEAGKFCSEVLAPINQIGDEQGCTRHEDGSVTTPDGFKEAYAAYVESGWGTLAKPEEFGGQGLPHVLGFVVEEFTATANQAFGMYPGLTNGASAAIEAAGSQEQKETYLPKMISGEWSGTMNLTEPHCGTDLGMIRTKAEPNGDGSYKITGTKIFISAGEHDLTNNIIHLVLAKTPGAPDSSKGISLFIVPKYILDENGEPGERNGVSCGSIEKKMGIHGNATCVLNYDEATGFMVGEENKGLAAMFVMMNAARLGVGLQGLAQAEVSYQNAVTYALDRRQGRALTGPADTEAKADPIFVHPDVRRMLMDAKVFNEGMRALCLWGALQVDLTHKAQTEEERQLADDLIGLITPVIKGYGTDKGYDIANNMQQVYGGHGYVREWGMEQFVRDSRIAMIYEGTNGVQAMDLCGRKLASKGGRAVQAFFKMIDDEIAIAKADEGLKDMAEKLEKALGEQKTATMWFMQNAMANPNHLGAGAHHYMHIMGIVTLGFFWLKMAKVAKETLAAGTQDAAFYEAKLTSAAYYAERFLPDAGALRRKLEAGSDNMMALTEEAFATAA, translated from the coding sequence ATGCCAACCTATACCGCTCCTACTCGCGACACGCGTTTCATCGTCAACGAAATGCTGGATCTCTCCAGCTACGGCAATCTGCCCGGTTTTGAAAACGCCACGCCTGACATGATTGAAACCGTTGTGAACGAAGCAGGCAAGTTTTGCTCAGAAGTTCTTGCCCCGATCAACCAGATTGGCGACGAGCAGGGATGCACGCGCCACGAAGACGGTTCTGTCACCACGCCAGACGGCTTTAAAGAAGCCTATGCCGCCTATGTTGAAAGCGGTTGGGGCACTCTGGCTAAGCCGGAAGAATTCGGTGGTCAGGGTCTGCCGCATGTCCTTGGCTTTGTGGTTGAAGAATTCACCGCGACTGCCAACCAGGCGTTCGGCATGTATCCCGGCCTGACCAATGGCGCATCTGCGGCAATCGAAGCAGCGGGCTCGCAAGAGCAGAAAGAAACCTATCTGCCCAAGATGATTTCGGGTGAGTGGTCAGGCACGATGAACCTGACCGAGCCGCATTGCGGCACCGATCTTGGTATGATCCGCACGAAAGCAGAGCCGAATGGCGATGGGTCTTACAAGATCACCGGCACCAAGATTTTCATTTCCGCCGGTGAGCATGATCTGACCAACAATATCATTCACCTCGTCCTGGCAAAGACGCCAGGCGCGCCAGATAGCTCCAAAGGTATTTCGCTGTTTATCGTGCCGAAATACATTCTTGACGAGAATGGCGAGCCGGGTGAGCGTAACGGCGTTTCATGTGGATCCATTGAGAAGAAGATGGGCATCCACGGCAACGCGACTTGTGTTCTTAATTACGATGAAGCCACCGGTTTCATGGTTGGTGAAGAGAATAAAGGCCTGGCTGCAATGTTCGTAATGATGAACGCGGCGCGTCTCGGCGTGGGCCTCCAAGGCCTCGCTCAGGCAGAGGTATCATACCAAAACGCCGTAACATACGCGCTTGATCGTCGTCAGGGCCGCGCTTTGACCGGTCCAGCAGACACCGAAGCCAAAGCCGATCCGATCTTTGTTCATCCTGATGTTCGCCGTATGTTGATGGACGCCAAGGTCTTTAACGAAGGTATGCGTGCGCTGTGCCTTTGGGGTGCGCTTCAGGTTGATCTGACGCACAAGGCCCAGACCGAAGAAGAACGCCAGCTTGCTGATGATCTGATCGGTCTGATTACGCCGGTGATCAAAGGTTACGGCACCGACAAAGGCTATGACATCGCCAACAACATGCAGCAGGTTTATGGCGGCCACGGCTACGTCAGAGAATGGGGCATGGAACAGTTTGTGCGCGATAGCCGGATCGCCATGATCTACGAAGGCACCAACGGTGTACAAGCGATGGATCTTTGCGGCCGGAAACTCGCCAGCAAGGGCGGCCGAGCGGTTCAGGCTTTCTTCAAAATGATCGACGATGAAATCGCGATTGCAAAAGCAGATGAAGGCCTGAAAGACATGGCCGAGAAGCTGGAAAAGGCGCTTGGTGAGCAGAAGACCGCAACGATGTGGTTCATGCAAAACGCCATGGCCAATCCGAACCACCTTGGCGCTGGTGCGCATCACTACATGCACATTATGGGCATCGTCACGCTTGGATTTTTCTGGTTGAAAATGGCCAAAGTGGCCAAAGAAACGCTGGCTGCTGGAACCCAAGATGCCGCGTTTTATGAAGCGAAATTGACCTCGGCGGCCTATTACGCCGAGCGTTTCCTGCCGGATGCGGGCGCGCTGCGCCGTAAGCTTGAAGCGGGTAGCGACAACATGATGGCGTTGACGGAAGAGGCATTTGCCACAGCTGCCTAA